A single window of Cytobacillus dafuensis DNA harbors:
- the metH gene encoding methionine synthase, giving the protein MRKSQLTEQLKKKILIMDGAMGTMLQNANLSPEDFGGEEYDGCNENLNITSPSVIEQIHIEYLQAGADIIETNTFGATGIVLDEYNLGHKAYEINKKAAQIARKAADQISTTDWPRFVAGSLGPTTKTLSVTGGTTFEKLIESYEEQAIGLIDGQIDLLLLETSQDMLNVKAGFIGIQKAFEKKGKQLPIFVSGTIEPMGTTLAGQSIEAFYISLEHMKPLAVGLNCATGPEFMQDHIRSLSSLASAAVSCYPNAGLPDEEGQYHETPESLAKKLGGFASEGWLNIVGGCCGTTPEHIKAIADEMKNYPPRNFEKKLVHKVSGIEPLIYDDPTLRPIMVGERTNVIGSRKFKRLIKEAKYEEASEIARAQMKGGAHVIDVCLADPDRDEIHDMESFMKELVKKVKAPLVIDSTDEIVIEKALSYSQGKAIINSINLEDGEERFSAIAPLVHKYGAAVVVGTIDEKGMGVSAEKKLEIAKRSFDLLVHKYGFQPEDLIFDPLVFPVGTGDEQYIGSAKATVEGIRLIKEAFPEVQTILGISNISFGLPPVGREILNSVFLYHCTQAGLDYAIVNTEKLERFASIPKEEVKLAESLLFETTDKSLAEFTDFYRDKKKEQKSIMPDMTLEERLSYYIIEGTKEGLIPDLEEALSRYPAPLDIINGPLMNGMKEVGRLFNDNQLIVAEVLQSAEVMKASVSFLEPFMEKDDSSAGKGKIVLATVKGDVHDIGKNLVDIILSNNGYKVIDLGIKVPPSELVETIKREKPDMVGLSGLLVKSAQQMVLTAHDLKQAGIDIPILVGGAALSRKFTDTKIAKEYNGLVLYAKDAMNGLSIVNQLQNPEEYEILKREHLEKQAKTQNAVPFDRSTISASTAVKVRPKLNTDVPVYIPLDLKRRVLTSISISHIEPYINKQMLIGHHLGLNGKLEKLLAEGDEKAIKINEIVNGLIEDAKEKGWIAPAAVYQFFPAQSDGDKVLIYNEKQTDIIEVFEFPRQEVEPYLCLADYLKPKDSGQMDYVAFFTVTAGKGIRQVADNLKAQGRFLECHALQSLALETAEGFAELVHRQIRDRWGFPDPVDMTMKARFAAKYQGQRFSFGYPACPDLEDQRKLFNLIRPEDIGVHLTEGCMMEPEASVSAIVFAHPEAKYFNVSKV; this is encoded by the coding sequence ATGCGGAAGTCACAATTAACTGAACAACTAAAGAAAAAAATACTCATTATGGATGGCGCAATGGGAACTATGCTTCAGAACGCCAATTTGTCACCTGAGGATTTTGGCGGAGAGGAATATGACGGTTGTAATGAAAACTTAAATATCACTTCTCCTTCTGTTATAGAGCAAATTCATATTGAATATTTACAAGCAGGCGCAGATATTATTGAGACGAATACTTTTGGTGCGACAGGCATTGTTCTGGATGAGTACAATCTTGGCCATAAGGCGTATGAGATAAATAAAAAAGCTGCACAGATAGCCAGAAAAGCAGCTGATCAGATTTCAACAACAGACTGGCCAAGATTTGTTGCGGGCTCACTTGGCCCAACAACTAAAACATTAAGTGTCACTGGCGGTACAACTTTTGAAAAACTTATTGAATCTTATGAAGAACAAGCGATTGGGCTAATTGATGGACAAATCGACCTTCTCCTTTTGGAAACGAGTCAAGATATGCTGAATGTAAAAGCTGGATTTATCGGTATTCAAAAAGCATTCGAAAAAAAAGGAAAGCAATTGCCTATTTTTGTTTCTGGCACAATCGAACCAATGGGTACAACACTAGCTGGTCAATCGATTGAAGCATTTTATATTTCGCTGGAACATATGAAGCCATTAGCTGTCGGTTTGAATTGTGCGACTGGACCTGAGTTCATGCAGGACCATATCCGTTCCCTATCAAGTCTTGCCTCAGCTGCCGTAAGCTGTTATCCAAATGCAGGATTACCAGATGAAGAAGGACAATATCATGAAACACCTGAATCGCTTGCGAAAAAGCTGGGGGGATTTGCTTCTGAAGGCTGGCTCAATATTGTCGGAGGTTGTTGCGGAACGACACCGGAACATATTAAAGCCATTGCTGATGAAATGAAAAACTATCCACCAAGAAATTTTGAAAAAAAATTAGTCCATAAAGTTTCCGGTATCGAACCTCTTATCTATGATGATCCTACCCTCCGTCCTATTATGGTTGGAGAACGCACTAATGTCATCGGGTCTCGTAAGTTTAAAAGATTAATAAAAGAAGCTAAATATGAGGAAGCTTCTGAAATTGCTCGTGCACAAATGAAAGGAGGAGCACATGTCATTGATGTCTGTCTCGCAGATCCTGATCGTGATGAAATCCATGATATGGAATCCTTCATGAAGGAGCTTGTCAAAAAAGTGAAGGCCCCTCTTGTTATCGATTCAACTGATGAGATAGTTATTGAAAAAGCTCTTTCATATTCACAAGGCAAGGCCATTATTAACTCTATTAACCTTGAAGACGGTGAAGAGCGATTTAGTGCAATTGCTCCCCTCGTTCACAAATACGGAGCTGCCGTTGTTGTCGGAACGATTGACGAAAAAGGCATGGGTGTTTCAGCTGAGAAGAAGCTTGAGATTGCAAAACGGTCCTTTGATCTGCTCGTTCATAAATATGGCTTTCAACCAGAAGATCTCATATTTGATCCTCTTGTTTTCCCTGTTGGCACTGGTGACGAACAATATATTGGAAGTGCAAAAGCAACAGTTGAAGGGATTCGTCTAATTAAAGAAGCCTTCCCTGAAGTTCAAACCATTCTTGGAATCAGCAACATCTCTTTCGGCCTCCCTCCTGTCGGTCGTGAAATTTTGAATTCTGTTTTTCTCTATCACTGTACACAGGCTGGACTCGACTATGCGATTGTCAATACGGAAAAGCTTGAAAGATTTGCTTCCATTCCAAAAGAGGAAGTTAAGCTTGCGGAGTCACTATTATTTGAAACGACTGATAAGTCACTTGCTGAATTTACCGACTTTTACCGAGATAAGAAAAAAGAACAGAAAAGCATCATGCCTGACATGACGCTTGAAGAACGCCTTTCCTATTATATTATAGAAGGAACAAAGGAAGGACTTATTCCAGATTTGGAAGAAGCATTAAGCAGATATCCTGCCCCACTCGATATTATTAACGGACCCTTAATGAATGGCATGAAGGAAGTCGGACGTTTATTTAATGATAATCAGCTCATTGTGGCAGAGGTTTTGCAAAGTGCAGAGGTAATGAAGGCTTCTGTTTCATTTCTTGAGCCTTTTATGGAGAAAGACGACTCAAGTGCAGGAAAAGGTAAAATTGTATTGGCTACTGTAAAGGGTGATGTACACGATATCGGTAAAAATTTGGTCGATATCATTTTAAGCAATAATGGATATAAAGTAATCGATCTTGGCATTAAAGTTCCACCTTCAGAGCTAGTTGAAACGATTAAAAGAGAAAAACCAGATATGGTTGGATTATCAGGCTTGCTCGTAAAATCTGCTCAGCAAATGGTCCTAACTGCACATGATTTGAAGCAGGCAGGAATAGATATCCCTATTCTTGTTGGCGGTGCTGCTCTTTCACGTAAATTCACAGATACAAAAATTGCTAAAGAATATAATGGACTTGTCCTATACGCTAAAGACGCCATGAATGGACTCTCCATCGTCAACCAACTGCAGAATCCTGAAGAATATGAAATATTAAAGCGTGAGCATTTAGAAAAGCAAGCAAAGACTCAAAATGCTGTTCCATTTGATAGAAGCACGATTTCAGCTTCAACTGCTGTAAAAGTTCGCCCAAAACTAAATACGGATGTTCCAGTTTATATACCTTTAGATTTAAAACGACGTGTTTTGACATCGATTTCAATCTCGCATATTGAGCCATATATAAATAAGCAAATGCTGATTGGACATCATCTTGGTCTAAATGGAAAGCTTGAGAAGCTGCTTGCAGAAGGTGATGAAAAGGCGATAAAAATTAATGAAATTGTAAATGGATTAATTGAAGATGCAAAGGAAAAAGGCTGGATCGCCCCAGCAGCTGTTTATCAATTCTTCCCTGCCCAATCGGATGGAGATAAGGTACTGATTTATAATGAAAAGCAGACGGATATTATCGAAGTATTTGAATTTCCAAGACAGGAAGTAGAACCATATCTATGTTTAGCAGATTATTTAAAACCAAAGGACAGCGGCCAAATGGACTATGTCGCATTTTTTACTGTTACGGCTGGAAAAGGGATTAGGCAGGTTGCTGACAATTTAAAGGCACAAGGAAGATTTCTAGAATGTCATGCACTGCAATCACTTGCACTTGAAACGGCAGAAGGCTTTGCAGAACTCGTTCATAGACAGATACGTGACCGTTGGGGCTTCCCTGATCCTGTTGATATGACAATGAAAGCGCGCTTCGCTGCGAAATATCAAGGGCAACGCTTTTCATTTGGCTATCCAGCTTGTCCTGATTTAGAGGATCAGCGAAAGCTATTCAATCTCATTCGTCCTGAGGATATTGGTGTTCATTTAACAGAAGGCTGTATGATGGAGCCTGAAGCATCCGTTTCTGCTATCGTTTTTGCTCATCCGGAGGCGAAGTATTTTAACGTTTCTAAGGTTTAG
- a CDS encoding methionine biosynthesis PLP-dependent protein gives MRKVDTILAQIGNRSETATGSVNPPVYFSTAYRHEGIGQSTGFDYIRTGNPTRALLEKAIAELEEGDQGFACSSGMAAIHTLLSLFQSGDEFIVSKDLYGGTYRLFEQGFKKWGLQCKYIRTFSEEVLTKEISSQTKAIFIETPTNPLMEQTNISEVASFAKKHNLLLIVDNTFYTPILQQPLKLGADIVIHSATKYIGGHNDVLAGLIVAKGKDLCEQLTLYHNATGAVLSPFDSWLLMRGMKTLALRMERHERNAQKIVDYLSSHDAVTDVLYPGRGGMISFRIKNEEWINQFLQSLNLISFAESLGGAESFITYPATQTHADIPKDIRIETGVCNRLLRFSVGIENTEDIIHDLEIAFAKVMEGVAI, from the coding sequence ATGCGTAAGGTTGATACAATACTTGCACAAATCGGCAATCGAAGTGAAACGGCTACAGGGTCTGTTAATCCTCCTGTATATTTTTCAACTGCCTATCGCCATGAAGGGATTGGTCAGTCAACTGGATTCGATTATATCCGTACTGGTAATCCGACAAGGGCTTTATTGGAAAAAGCAATTGCGGAGCTTGAAGAAGGTGATCAAGGTTTTGCATGCAGCTCTGGAATGGCTGCTATACATACCCTCCTCTCACTTTTTCAATCCGGTGATGAATTTATCGTGTCAAAAGATCTTTATGGTGGTACATATAGACTCTTTGAACAAGGCTTCAAAAAATGGGGGCTGCAGTGCAAATATATTCGAACTTTCTCTGAAGAGGTTCTTACTAAGGAAATTTCTTCTCAGACAAAAGCGATATTCATTGAAACGCCTACAAATCCATTAATGGAGCAAACGAATATTTCAGAAGTAGCTTCGTTCGCTAAAAAGCATAATTTATTACTTATTGTTGATAACACTTTTTATACACCTATTTTACAACAGCCTTTGAAATTAGGAGCAGACATTGTTATCCACAGCGCAACCAAATACATAGGCGGACATAATGACGTATTGGCGGGCTTGATTGTTGCTAAGGGAAAGGATTTATGTGAGCAGCTTACACTTTATCACAATGCGACAGGTGCGGTGCTTAGTCCCTTCGATTCTTGGTTGCTTATGAGAGGGATGAAAACTCTTGCCCTCCGAATGGAGCGACATGAAAGAAATGCACAGAAAATTGTAGACTATTTATCAAGTCATGATGCAGTTACGGATGTCCTCTACCCAGGACGTGGAGGAATGATATCTTTTCGGATCAAAAATGAAGAATGGATAAATCAATTTTTGCAAAGCCTTAACCTTATTTCATTTGCTGAAAGTCTTGGAGGAGCTGAGAGCTTTATTACCTATCCTGCTACCCAGACTCATGCTGATATACCAAAGGATATTAGAATTGAAACTGGAGTATGTAACCGATTATTACGATTTTCAGTAGGAATAGAAAATACAGAAGATATTATTCATGATTTAGAAATTGCATTTGCCAAAGTCATGGAGGGGGTGGCGATATGA
- a CDS encoding bifunctional homocysteine S-methyltransferase/methylenetetrahydrofolate reductase, with protein MSFLERMKDEILIADGAMGTLLYSYGTDSCFENLNLSHAEQIQQIHEAYILAGANLIQTNTYAANYLKLQRYGLEEQVKEINTYAVRNARNAIKKDAYVVGTIGGIRGIRPNTVSIEEIKRSFREQLYCLLLEGVDGILLETYYDLEELEHVLAITRKETDLPIIAQVSLHEVGILQDQTPISEALSRLEKLGADVVGLNCRLGPHHMLLTLEGIPLPKQAYLSSYPNASIPAYTDGKFHYEGDSEYFRQSARDFRNQGVRLLGGCCGTTPDHIRAFAKELKGLPPITEKKVKNSKKIIISNSSATLREDPPLQDIVKERASIIVELDPPKKLNTDKFFEGAKALENIGIDAITLADNSLASPRICNSAIGYRIKKEIGTRPLIHITCRDRNIIGLQSHLMGLHTLGLHDVLAVTGDPARVGDFPGASSVYDMSSFELIQMIKQLNAGLSISGKDLGEKTAFSVGAAFNPNVKSLDRAVQRLEKKIEYGADYFISQPIFSEEKLIEVHGAIKHLKKPLYIGLMPLTSSKNAEYLHHEVPGIKISDSIRARMAELKDDSILAAREGIAITKSLIDAATELFNGIYLITPFMRYEISVELSAYAHETSAKISRRRQNAEVTIN; from the coding sequence ATGAGTTTCCTAGAAAGAATGAAAGATGAAATTTTAATAGCTGATGGTGCAATGGGAACTCTTCTTTACTCTTATGGAACGGATAGTTGTTTCGAAAATTTGAATCTCTCCCATGCTGAACAAATCCAACAAATTCATGAAGCATACATTCTTGCGGGCGCGAATTTGATTCAAACCAACACTTACGCTGCTAATTACTTAAAATTGCAAAGATATGGACTAGAAGAACAGGTGAAAGAGATTAACACCTATGCGGTTAGAAATGCTAGAAATGCAATAAAAAAAGACGCGTATGTTGTAGGAACAATAGGTGGAATTAGAGGAATAAGGCCAAATACTGTTTCAATTGAGGAAATAAAGAGAAGCTTTAGAGAACAGCTTTATTGCCTTTTGCTAGAAGGTGTAGACGGTATCTTGCTAGAAACCTATTATGATCTTGAAGAGCTTGAACATGTCTTAGCTATTACAAGAAAAGAAACGGATTTGCCGATTATTGCCCAAGTTTCTCTTCATGAGGTTGGAATTCTCCAAGATCAAACACCAATTTCTGAAGCACTTTCTCGCCTAGAAAAGTTAGGGGCTGATGTAGTTGGGTTAAATTGCAGACTCGGCCCACACCATATGCTGTTGACTTTAGAAGGGATTCCTCTTCCAAAGCAAGCTTATTTATCCTCTTATCCAAATGCGAGTATACCTGCTTATACAGATGGCAAATTTCACTATGAAGGAGATTCTGAATATTTCAGGCAATCTGCAAGGGACTTTCGGAATCAAGGTGTACGACTTCTTGGTGGATGCTGCGGAACAACTCCTGATCATATTCGTGCATTTGCAAAAGAATTAAAGGGACTCCCTCCTATTACTGAAAAGAAGGTAAAGAATAGTAAAAAGATAATTATTTCAAATTCATCTGCAACCTTACGAGAAGATCCTCCTTTGCAGGATATAGTTAAAGAACGAGCATCCATTATCGTCGAACTTGACCCACCCAAAAAACTAAATACAGATAAATTTTTCGAAGGGGCTAAAGCGTTAGAAAATATTGGAATCGATGCGATTACGCTCGCGGATAATTCTTTAGCTTCTCCAAGAATTTGCAATTCGGCAATTGGTTATCGGATTAAAAAGGAAATAGGCACACGGCCATTGATCCATATTACATGCAGAGATCGAAATATTATTGGATTGCAGTCCCATTTAATGGGGCTGCATACCCTTGGACTTCATGATGTTCTTGCTGTCACTGGTGATCCAGCTAGAGTTGGAGATTTTCCAGGGGCATCGTCTGTTTATGATATGTCTTCCTTTGAATTAATCCAAATGATAAAACAATTAAATGCAGGTTTATCCATATCAGGTAAAGATCTTGGTGAAAAAACAGCTTTTTCTGTTGGTGCTGCTTTTAATCCGAATGTGAAATCACTTGATAGAGCTGTGCAGCGACTTGAGAAAAAAATTGAATATGGCGCCGATTACTTTATAAGCCAGCCTATTTTTTCAGAGGAAAAATTAATAGAGGTTCATGGAGCAATTAAACATTTAAAGAAACCGTTATATATCGGGCTTATGCCATTAACAAGCAGTAAAAATGCAGAATACCTTCATCATGAGGTACCAGGTATTAAAATATCAGATTCAATTCGCGCTCGAATGGCTGAGCTTAAAGATGACTCGATACTTGCTGCTCGTGAAGGAATTGCCATTACGAAATCTTTAATTGATGCTGCAACAGAATTATTTAACGGAATTTATTTAATTACTCCGTTTATGCGCTATGAAATATCAGTTGAATTATCAGCATATGCCCATGAAACAAGTGCCAAGATTTCAAGGAGGAGACAAAATGCGGAAGTCACAATTAACTGA
- a CDS encoding glycerol-3-phosphate acyltransferase, which produces MMNTIFFYIGSYFIGNFLTAHFLVKFIRKKGDIHTQGSGNPGARNIGRLYGKKAFVITFLGDALKGSLVILIGKILNLSEIELLFGLTLTVIGHIKPIIFHLKGGKGVSTFIGGIITFEPLLALLIIIVFIIIYPMSKSFTIAGLASFCMIPVAVSYLYKSMDLLFVLSTLIVIIILAHSENLFKKMGHT; this is translated from the coding sequence ATGATGAATACGATTTTTTTCTATATTGGCTCCTATTTTATCGGAAATTTTTTAACTGCTCATTTTCTAGTAAAATTCATCCGTAAAAAAGGGGATATTCATACTCAAGGATCAGGAAATCCAGGAGCTAGAAATATTGGACGTTTATATGGAAAAAAAGCATTTGTCATCACATTTCTTGGTGATGCACTGAAAGGCAGTCTTGTCATTCTTATTGGGAAGATTCTAAATCTCTCGGAAATTGAGCTATTATTCGGTTTAACGCTAACCGTAATTGGTCATATTAAGCCAATAATTTTTCACTTAAAAGGGGGAAAAGGGGTTTCAACTTTTATAGGCGGAATCATTACTTTTGAACCATTGTTAGCACTGCTGATTATTATCGTTTTTATAATTATATATCCTATGTCTAAAAGCTTTACGATTGCAGGTCTCGCTTCGTTTTGTATGATTCCGGTTGCCGTATCTTATTTATACAAGTCAATGGATCTTTTGTTCGTACTTTCAACGTTGATTGTCATCATTATCCTTGCTCACTCAGAAAATTTATTTAAAAAAATGGGACATACATAA
- a CDS encoding globin domain-containing protein: MDNKFISLYTEIGGAETIEKLVNAFYPRVYADKDLSPLFQDDMEEIKRKQIMFLSQFTGGPALYSHEFGPPAMQKRHLPFEITPKLAKCWLHCMREAFEEIGLNEHPAGILFYDRLKQVAAIMVNCPDQ, encoded by the coding sequence ATGGATAATAAATTTATTTCTCTATATACGGAAATTGGTGGCGCAGAAACGATTGAAAAGCTTGTGAATGCATTCTACCCACGAGTTTATGCGGATAAGGATTTAAGCCCTTTGTTTCAAGATGATATGGAGGAAATAAAAAGAAAACAGATAATGTTTCTTTCACAATTTACTGGAGGACCTGCTCTATACAGTCATGAATTTGGGCCGCCTGCTATGCAGAAACGCCATCTTCCATTTGAGATTACACCGAAACTGGCAAAATGTTGGCTCCATTGTATGAGAGAGGCATTCGAGGAGATTGGTCTAAATGAACATCCTGCAGGAATTCTGTTTTATGATCGATTAAAACAGGTGGCAGCAATAATGGTTAATTGTCCTGATCAATAG
- the metC gene encoding cystathionine beta-lyase has protein sequence MSDANDYSFETKLLHNQHKFDPLTGAVSVAIQHASTFHQSDFNTFGKYDYGRSLNPTREALESVIAELEEGTHGFAFSSGMAAISTAFLLLSQGDHVIITEDVYGGTFRFVTKVLSRYGIEYTFVDMTDLEAVKRAVRPNTKVFYVETPSNPLLKVTDIKAISSIAKEHEALTFVDNTFLTPALQRPLTLGADLVLHSATKFLSGHSDVVAGLAVVKNTELAKKLGFLQNSFGAILGVQDAWLVLRGLKTLHVRMDQSMKSARKLTSFLQKNPVIKRVYYPGIADHPQFQIQMRQAYGPGAVISFELENEQAAKEFVSNIKIPVFAVSLGAVESILSYPAKMSHASMTIKERHSRGITDGLLRLSVGLENPDDLISDFTSSLSLINEV, from the coding sequence ATGAGTGATGCAAATGACTATTCATTTGAAACAAAGCTTCTACATAATCAGCATAAGTTTGATCCATTAACAGGTGCGGTTAGCGTAGCCATACAACATGCCTCCACCTTTCATCAGAGCGATTTCAATACATTTGGCAAATACGATTATGGCCGAAGTTTAAATCCTACACGTGAGGCACTTGAATCTGTTATTGCGGAGTTAGAGGAAGGAACACATGGATTCGCTTTTTCCTCGGGGATGGCAGCCATCTCCACTGCCTTCCTCCTATTATCACAAGGTGATCATGTAATCATTACGGAAGATGTGTACGGCGGGACATTCCGATTCGTCACGAAGGTTCTTTCACGATATGGAATTGAGTACACATTTGTTGACATGACCGATTTAGAGGCTGTAAAGAGGGCTGTTCGTCCAAATACGAAGGTGTTTTATGTAGAAACACCTTCCAATCCCCTTTTAAAGGTTACTGATATTAAAGCAATTTCTTCGATTGCAAAAGAGCATGAGGCATTAACATTTGTTGATAACACTTTTTTAACGCCTGCCCTGCAAAGGCCCCTTACTTTAGGAGCAGATTTAGTACTGCATAGTGCAACGAAATTTTTATCTGGTCATAGTGATGTCGTAGCAGGTTTAGCAGTTGTAAAGAATACTGAACTAGCGAAAAAACTAGGGTTTTTACAAAATTCTTTTGGTGCAATTTTAGGAGTCCAGGATGCATGGCTCGTTCTGCGTGGACTGAAAACATTACATGTCAGAATGGATCAATCTATGAAATCAGCAAGGAAACTTACATCGTTTTTACAAAAAAATCCAGTAATTAAACGAGTATATTACCCTGGAATTGCCGATCATCCGCAATTTCAAATCCAAATGAGACAGGCTTATGGCCCTGGTGCAGTCATTTCATTTGAACTTGAAAACGAACAGGCAGCTAAAGAGTTTGTTTCAAACATAAAAATTCCTGTATTTGCCGTAAGCTTAGGAGCAGTTGAATCAATCCTCTCCTACCCTGCAAAAATGTCTCATGCATCAATGACAATAAAGGAAAGACATAGCAGAGGAATTACGGATGGACTTCTCCGTCTATCCGTCGGATTGGAAAATCCCGATGACTTAATCAGTGATTTTACATCTTCTTTATCACTGATTAACGAGGTGTAA
- a CDS encoding DUF3889 domain-containing protein: MNRKHLPIVLSLFMLIFIPTSITYAQPEAPPYAKWGQLAVKTAKEKYPKAKIVDYLHIGREDKANSSIEKFKLVVVEGGREFGLFINIKFDPKNDRVIRIIVKETTA, encoded by the coding sequence ATGAATAGAAAGCATCTTCCTATTGTATTAAGTTTATTTATGCTTATATTTATTCCTACATCCATAACGTATGCGCAACCTGAAGCACCTCCCTATGCAAAATGGGGACAACTAGCAGTGAAAACGGCAAAGGAAAAATACCCAAAAGCGAAAATTGTCGATTATCTTCACATTGGCAGGGAAGACAAAGCAAATTCTTCTATTGAAAAATTTAAGCTTGTAGTAGTTGAGGGAGGAAGAGAATTTGGCTTATTTATTAACATCAAATTTGATCCAAAAAATGACAGAGTGATTCGTATAATTGTTAAAGAAACAACTGCATAG